Proteins found in one Methanospirillum hungatei JF-1 genomic segment:
- a CDS encoding DNA-directed RNA polymerase subunit D has translation MKIEFSSLEENAASFVLSDAPIAFANALRRAMVSEVMTFAIEDVKIYDNTSALFDEILTHRLGLIPLVTDPDSFVPRSQCSCNGAGCPRCTVTLTMSVEGPGVVMSGDLISQDAVVRPAEDNIPIVKLEKNQKVVIEAQAYMERGMEHAKWSPTTVCGYKNYPIITHDERCDGCGLCVEVCPKEILEVKGSAVGVKDGGLESCSLCRLCEQACLNSGIGDEPAIHIGMDDRRFLFTVESAGSLPTVRIIKHGLLFLKKQSDELHEALSEIRG, from the coding sequence ATGAAGATCGAATTCAGCAGTCTTGAAGAGAACGCTGCGTCGTTTGTTCTCAGTGATGCCCCAATCGCGTTTGCAAATGCACTCCGCCGTGCAATGGTCAGCGAAGTTATGACCTTTGCAATTGAGGATGTCAAGATTTACGACAATACCAGTGCTCTCTTCGACGAAATTCTGACTCACCGGCTGGGTCTTATCCCGCTGGTCACTGATCCTGACAGTTTTGTCCCCCGCAGCCAGTGTTCCTGTAATGGAGCCGGCTGTCCACGATGCACGGTCACGCTCACCATGAGTGTTGAAGGTCCGGGTGTTGTGATGTCAGGTGATCTTATCTCTCAGGATGCAGTGGTAAGACCGGCAGAAGACAATATTCCCATCGTAAAACTTGAGAAGAACCAGAAGGTTGTGATCGAGGCACAGGCATACATGGAGCGGGGAATGGAACATGCAAAATGGTCCCCGACGACGGTATGCGGTTACAAGAACTATCCCATCATCACCCACGACGAGCGGTGTGATGGATGTGGTCTGTGTGTCGAAGTCTGCCCAAAGGAGATTCTGGAAGTGAAGGGTTCTGCTGTCGGGGTAAAGGATGGCGGTCTTGAATCATGTTCTTTGTGCCGGCTGTGTGAGCAGGCATGTCTGAACAGCGGTATCGGGGATGAACCGGCTATTCATATCGGAATGGATGACCGGAGATTCCTCTTCACCGTAGAGAGTGCCGGATCATTACCAACGGTCAGAATTATCAAGCATGGACTGCTGTTTCTGAAAAAACAGTCAGATGAATTACACGAGGCTTTGAGTGAAA
- a CDS encoding 30S ribosomal protein S11, which yields MSEGKEKWGVAHIYASFNNTIITVTDLTGAETITKSSGGMVVKQDRNESSPYAAMQMAGNVAQAAREKGIVGLHVKVRAPGRGKQRSPGPGAQAAIRALARAGMRIGLIEDVTPVPHDSIRPKGGRRGRRV from the coding sequence ATGAGTGAAGGGAAGGAAAAATGGGGCGTCGCTCATATCTACGCATCATTTAATAATACCATCATCACGGTAACAGATCTGACCGGTGCTGAGACCATTACCAAGAGTTCAGGTGGTATGGTCGTCAAGCAGGACCGGAACGAGAGTTCTCCATATGCAGCAATGCAGATGGCCGGTAATGTTGCCCAGGCAGCACGAGAAAAAGGAATTGTAGGTCTTCATGTGAAGGTCCGTGCCCCGGGTCGTGGAAAACAGCGTTCTCCCGGACCAGGTGCCCAGGCAGCAATTCGTGCACTTGCCCGTGCAGGGATGCGTATCGGACTTATCGAAGATGTAACTCCGGTACCACACGACTCAATCAGGCCAAAAGGCGGGAGAAGGGGTCGTAGAGTCTGA
- a CDS encoding 30S ribosomal protein S4: MGYPGKNHKQYQTPKRPFELSRIEEETRLVIEYGLRNKREVWIAKGALRKYRKAAREIIALQSTGSEQARVERKKDELIGSLQRSGMLSENADIDDVLALKVEQQLDRRLQTQVYRRGFARSPKQARQFITHGHIAIGGRRVTIPGYTVSAKEQEEISYAGSSPLVSDIHSERQRIAKVGR, from the coding sequence ATGGGCTATCCAGGTAAAAATCACAAACAGTACCAGACACCCAAGCGTCCGTTCGAACTCTCCCGTATTGAGGAAGAGACCCGCCTTGTTATTGAGTATGGTCTCAGAAACAAGCGGGAAGTCTGGATTGCCAAGGGTGCACTCCGGAAGTACCGCAAAGCAGCTCGTGAAATCATTGCTCTGCAGTCTACCGGTTCAGAACAGGCACGTGTTGAACGGAAGAAGGATGAACTGATCGGATCTCTGCAGCGTTCCGGAATGCTTTCAGAGAATGCAGATATTGATGATGTGCTTGCACTCAAGGTGGAGCAGCAGCTTGACCGGAGACTTCAGACTCAGGTCTACCGACGTGGATTTGCACGTTCACCAAAGCAGGCACGCCAGTTCATTACTCATGGACATATTGCAATAGGTGGACGCCGTGTTACCATTCCAGGATACACGGTAAGTGCAAAGGAACAGGAAGAGATCTCATACGCCGGGTCTTCACCACTGGTCAGTGATATTCACTCAGAACGCCAGCGGATTGCAAAGGTTGGGAGATAA
- a CDS encoding 30S ribosomal protein S13 produces the protein MAQDDQEINYFVRVHNTDLDGTKPVLISLTGIKGVGRHTAKFIAETAGVEKNVLMGKLDEASVDRIREVVSNYADRIPVWMSNRPKDVYTGVKRHLLGADVTMTVDDDINLLKKIRAYRGIRHETGQKVRGQRTKSTGRTGLIVGVKRKKA, from the coding sequence ATGGCTCAGGATGACCAGGAGATAAACTACTTTGTCAGGGTTCATAATACCGACCTTGACGGGACGAAGCCCGTTCTTATTTCCCTGACCGGTATCAAAGGGGTCGGACGACATACTGCCAAGTTCATTGCTGAAACTGCAGGTGTTGAAAAGAACGTATTGATGGGTAAACTTGATGAAGCATCTGTTGACCGGATCCGTGAAGTTGTCAGTAATTATGCCGACCGGATTCCAGTCTGGATGAGTAACCGCCCCAAGGACGTCTATACCGGTGTCAAGCGTCATCTGCTCGGAGCAGATGTCACGATGACTGTTGATGATGACATCAACCTGCTCAAGAAGATCCGTGCATACCGCGGCATCAGACATGAGACCGGCCAGAAAGTCCGTGGTCAGCGTACCAAGTCTACCGGAAGAACCGGCCTTATCGTCGGTGTGAAGAGAAAGAAAGCCTAG
- a CDS encoding deoxyhypusine synthase — protein MNLHPMQPVKPETRVDSLLKQMSMTGFQGRKLGESVAVWSQMIEDPDVTIFAGLSGAMVPAGMQECLITLLENRFIDVLVSTGANIFHDICEHAGIRHYLGHHMVDDQDLFRQGIDRIYDVFAYEDQFRGVDAKIAEFAEGLVGFSGSSADFIRKLGVWLSHEYPSGRSITATAARLNIPIFIPALCDSSIGIALVMARRGGHLVMIDQLADTDQLTGYVEKAQKTGVIYVGGGVPKNFIQQTQVIASIHDHECGGHDYAIQYTTDTPHYGGLSGCTFEEAVSWGKESCTCRKVQCFCDATIALPLVTSALLAAGIRRSGHP, from the coding sequence ATGAATCTTCACCCCATGCAGCCGGTAAAGCCGGAAACCCGGGTTGATTCTCTCCTGAAACAGATGAGTATGACTGGGTTTCAGGGGCGGAAACTTGGTGAATCGGTTGCGGTATGGAGTCAGATGATAGAGGATCCGGATGTTACCATATTTGCCGGCCTGTCAGGTGCCATGGTCCCTGCGGGTATGCAGGAATGTCTGATAACCCTGCTTGAAAACCGGTTTATTGATGTGCTGGTCTCTACCGGAGCAAATATTTTTCACGATATCTGTGAGCATGCAGGGATCAGGCATTATCTCGGGCATCATATGGTGGATGACCAGGACCTTTTCAGACAGGGCATTGACCGGATTTATGATGTTTTTGCATATGAGGATCAGTTCAGGGGTGTTGATGCAAAAATTGCAGAATTTGCAGAGGGACTTGTGGGGTTTTCTGGCTCATCTGCAGATTTTATCAGGAAGCTCGGGGTATGGCTTTCACACGAGTATCCATCCGGAAGATCAATTACTGCCACGGCAGCCCGTCTGAATATCCCCATATTCATCCCTGCCTTGTGTGACTCGTCTATTGGTATTGCTCTTGTCATGGCACGAAGAGGAGGCCATCTGGTCATGATTGACCAGCTGGCTGATACAGATCAGCTGACCGGATATGTTGAAAAGGCACAGAAGACTGGTGTCATTTATGTCGGCGGGGGGGTTCCGAAAAACTTCATCCAGCAGACGCAGGTTATTGCGTCCATTCATGATCACGAGTGCGGGGGACATGATTATGCGATCCAGTATACAACAGATACGCCACATTATGGAGGACTTTCCGGCTGTACCTTTGAAGAGGCTGTATCATGGGGAAAGGAGTCATGTACCTGCAGGAAAGTTCAGTGCTTTTGTGATGCAACCATCGCCCTTCCGCTTGTCACATCAGCCCTTCTTGCCGCCGGGATCCGCCGATCAGGGCATCCATGA
- a CDS encoding CBS domain-containing protein: MTNTILVRDVMAKPVTVAKSAPVTDALDKMLDTGLDPLVVLHHDEVVGTVSRQKIVEKLGARHSSEVAPTAIHVSNTIDTEFTIVYEDQEIDVLIPLLQNQAKLAVVYNEDNKIVGQVAYGDLLAKMVPEGDLSSVTEPHHVIEAGERMVHLRRKMVDEKIARYIVMADNKIAGLVSETDVAVALTKFREAVDDRHQEHQIRNILVRDIMSSPVMSVEKSATIPEVVSKMLSKNISSIPVTDNGKVIGIVTRESLIRAL, translated from the coding sequence ATGACCAATACCATACTTGTACGAGACGTGATGGCAAAACCGGTTACGGTAGCAAAGTCTGCTCCGGTCACCGATGCCCTGGATAAAATGCTTGATACCGGACTTGATCCCCTCGTGGTACTTCACCACGATGAAGTGGTCGGGACAGTATCCCGTCAGAAGATAGTTGAAAAACTTGGTGCCAGACACAGCTCTGAAGTTGCACCAACCGCGATCCACGTCTCCAATACCATTGACACCGAATTTACCATTGTATATGAGGACCAGGAGATCGACGTCCTGATTCCGCTTCTTCAGAACCAGGCAAAACTGGCTGTTGTGTACAATGAAGACAACAAGATTGTCGGACAGGTGGCATATGGAGACTTACTCGCTAAGATGGTCCCAGAAGGAGACCTCTCCTCGGTCACTGAGCCTCACCATGTAATTGAGGCCGGAGAACGGATGGTTCATCTCCGCCGGAAGATGGTTGATGAGAAGATTGCCAGATACATTGTCATGGCTGACAACAAGATCGCAGGACTGGTCTCTGAGACCGATGTTGCTGTTGCTCTTACCAAATTCCGTGAAGCAGTTGATGACCGGCACCAGGAACATCAGATACGTAATATTCTGGTCAGGGATATTATGAGTTCTCCGGTTATGAGTGTTGAAAAGAGTGCAACGATCCCGGAAGTTGTGTCAAAGATGCTTTCAAAGAACATAAGCAGCATCCCTGTCACAGATAATGGGAAAGTTATCGGAATCGTTACCCGGGAATCCCTTATCCGGGCGTTATAG